A part of Candidatus Deferrimicrobium borealis genomic DNA contains:
- a CDS encoding 4Fe-4S dicluster domain-containing protein codes for MSEARKDFSDDRTFLIDLTRCTGCRGCQVACKQWNQLEAEKTTFFSGQGYHNPPAMSQHTFTMIKFRDYEKNGQNEFHFYKEMCMHCNDPACVSVCPVFALHKSPEGPVFYDDKRCIGCRFCMVACPFGVPKYEWNKAFPLVRKCTGCYSRVKEGMVPACAKTCPSAIRYGSRKEMIAEAKRRMAARPEVYFNKIYGLEEAGGTSVLYLSAEPFNELGFREVTYRPIPEYTWQALRYVPGIFVTAAGSLTFISWLSHRKERIAREAEERKKQDEGSSGGEK; via the coding sequence ATGAGCGAGGCCCGCAAGGATTTCTCCGATGACAGAACCTTTCTCATCGATCTGACCAGGTGCACCGGCTGCCGGGGATGCCAGGTCGCCTGCAAGCAGTGGAATCAGCTCGAGGCGGAAAAGACGACCTTTTTTTCCGGGCAAGGCTACCATAACCCGCCGGCGATGTCGCAGCATACCTTTACCATGATCAAGTTCCGGGACTATGAAAAAAACGGTCAGAACGAGTTCCACTTTTACAAAGAAATGTGCATGCACTGCAACGATCCTGCCTGCGTCTCGGTTTGTCCGGTTTTTGCCCTCCACAAGAGCCCCGAAGGTCCTGTCTTCTACGATGACAAGCGGTGCATCGGATGCCGTTTCTGCATGGTGGCCTGCCCGTTCGGGGTGCCGAAATACGAATGGAACAAGGCGTTTCCGCTCGTGCGGAAATGCACCGGCTGCTACAGCCGGGTCAAGGAAGGGATGGTCCCTGCCTGCGCCAAGACGTGCCCCTCTGCGATTCGATATGGAAGCAGAAAGGAGATGATTGCAGAGGCGAAACGAAGGATGGCGGCGCGTCCGGAAGTATATTTCAACAAAATCTACGGTCTGGAGGAGGCGGGGGGAACCAGTGTGCTTTACCTCTCGGCCGAGCCGTTCAACGAGCTCGGTTTCCGCGAGGTGACGTATCGCCCGATACCGGAATACACCTGGCAGGCCCTCCGTTATGTCCCGGGAATCTTCGTGACGGCCGCCGGTTCCCTCACGTTCATCTCCTGGCTCTCTCACCGCAAGGAGCGGATTGCCAGAGAGGCGGAGGAGCGAAAAAAGCAGGACGAGGGGAGTTCAGGGGGTGAGAAATGA
- the nrfD gene encoding polysulfide reductase NrfD, giving the protein MNSVKKVRKVIFEEIERSPRFIKFLVLLVLAAAVAGLLRLVFGLGATTNLSDLYPWGLWISFDVVTAVPLAAGAFTLGVVAHVCNIKRLEPLVRPAIVTGFLGYSLVCVGLFLDLGQPQRFWHTLVYWNLHSPMFEVSICVMCYTTVLFLEFLQPVAEKFGWHIPLRVLRTLEIPFAIAAASISTLHQSSLGTFFLSAVDKLHHLWYNPLLPVLFWLSALFTGLSIVIVEATAVHRYMGQPEESDLTAVLAGIIPWLLGIYLAAKVLTLVFLSGRPLFDRPVLTVLFAVEMIVGVMLPLWIFLRKENRKNLKMQYAGSLLIIAGLILNRFNVSMFGMIQRDQKIYYPSLIESVVTLGILAAHILLFYLIARYFPIFEHHSEAMDFSMPDRIRKEYKGAV; this is encoded by the coding sequence ATGAACTCCGTGAAAAAGGTACGCAAGGTGATCTTTGAAGAGATCGAAAGATCCCCCCGGTTCATCAAGTTTCTGGTCCTCCTTGTCCTTGCGGCAGCCGTTGCAGGTCTTTTACGACTTGTCTTCGGTCTCGGAGCGACGACGAACCTGAGCGATCTTTATCCCTGGGGTTTATGGATCTCGTTCGATGTCGTCACGGCCGTTCCCCTGGCAGCCGGGGCATTCACTTTAGGCGTTGTAGCCCATGTCTGCAATATAAAGCGGCTCGAACCCCTTGTCCGCCCGGCAATCGTCACCGGTTTTCTCGGCTACTCGCTGGTATGCGTGGGACTGTTTCTCGATCTCGGTCAACCGCAACGCTTTTGGCATACCCTTGTCTACTGGAACCTTCACTCGCCGATGTTCGAAGTCTCTATCTGCGTCATGTGCTACACAACCGTTCTCTTCCTCGAGTTCCTTCAGCCGGTTGCCGAGAAGTTCGGCTGGCACATACCTTTGAGAGTCCTTCGTACTCTCGAAATTCCGTTTGCCATCGCTGCCGCATCCATTTCGACACTCCATCAATCGTCCCTGGGGACGTTCTTCCTTTCGGCAGTCGACAAGCTCCACCACCTCTGGTACAACCCGCTCCTGCCGGTACTTTTCTGGCTTTCTGCGCTTTTTACCGGTCTCTCCATCGTCATCGTGGAGGCTACCGCGGTCCACCGCTACATGGGACAGCCGGAAGAGTCGGATCTCACGGCCGTGCTTGCGGGGATCATCCCATGGCTGCTCGGTATCTACCTGGCAGCAAAGGTTCTGACCCTTGTTTTTCTCAGCGGACGGCCGCTCTTCGACCGGCCGGTGCTTACGGTGCTTTTTGCCGTCGAGATGATCGTCGGGGTCATGCTCCCCCTCTGGATCTTTCTGCGGAAAGAGAACCGGAAAAACCTGAAGATGCAGTATGCGGGGTCTCTTCTGATCATCGCCGGACTGATACTGAACCGTTTCAACGTATCGATGTTCGGGATGATTCAGCGCGATCAGAAAATCTACTACCCTTCGCTGATCGAGTCCGTGGTGACACTCGGGATTCTCGCCGCCCACATCCTTTTGTTCTACCTTATCGCGAGATATTTCCCGATTTTCGAGCATCACTCCGAAGCGATGGATTTTTCAATGCCTGACCGGATCCGGAAAGAGTACAAGGGCGCTGTATAG
- a CDS encoding transporter substrate-binding domain-containing protein, with the protein MGRENPQMGGIALLAAVGIAALVLASPAAGGGLDDARSRGKLLVGVKTDFPPFGYLDPSGKPAGFDVDVARYLAKALFEDEGRLETVPVTTGSRIPFLYSDWIDMIVATMTVTEERRQVLEFSDPYFVSASLLLVPAGSPVRGIEDLAGKTVAVIEGSVQEKDLALVAPGAKRVAFKNMGEAVQALKTKKADALCQDDMLVLALAKENRDLSAAGKPILPRPYAIAVRKGDLATLRWVNEKLSAMKKDGSYDRLREKYFGVTVGKEGKP; encoded by the coding sequence ATGGGTCGAGAAAATCCGCAGATGGGTGGAATCGCGCTGCTTGCGGCGGTCGGGATTGCGGCTCTCGTCCTCGCGTCGCCGGCGGCAGGGGGCGGGCTCGACGATGCCCGGAGCCGGGGGAAGCTGCTGGTGGGCGTGAAGACGGACTTCCCTCCCTTCGGCTACCTGGACCCGTCCGGGAAGCCGGCGGGGTTCGACGTCGACGTCGCCCGGTACCTCGCGAAGGCCCTGTTCGAGGACGAGGGGAGGCTGGAAACGGTCCCGGTCACCACCGGAAGCCGCATCCCGTTCCTCTACAGCGACTGGATCGACATGATCGTCGCGACCATGACCGTCACGGAGGAGCGGAGGCAGGTGCTCGAATTCTCGGACCCGTACTTCGTCTCCGCCTCCCTGCTCCTCGTCCCCGCCGGCAGCCCCGTCCGCGGGATCGAGGACCTCGCCGGGAAGACGGTTGCCGTCATCGAGGGATCGGTCCAGGAGAAGGACCTCGCGCTGGTGGCCCCCGGGGCGAAGCGGGTCGCCTTCAAGAACATGGGTGAGGCGGTCCAGGCGCTCAAGACGAAGAAGGCGGACGCGCTGTGCCAGGACGACATGCTGGTCCTCGCCCTGGCGAAGGAGAACCGCGACCTTTCGGCCGCGGGGAAGCCGATCCTCCCGCGCCCGTACGCCATCGCGGTCCGCAAGGGGGACCTCGCGACCCTCCGCTGGGTCAACGAGAAGCTCTCCGCCATGAAGAAGGACGGGAGCTACGACCGGCTCCGGGAGAAATATTTCGGCGTCACGGTCGGAAAGGAAGGGAAGCCATGA
- a CDS encoding anaerobic C4-dicarboxylate transporter: MTVKLLLEFAVVIAAILMGSRYGGVGLGLWGGAGVLVLSYGFGLPPTAPPIDVMLIILAVIMATSVMEAAGGIDWLVRVAEGLIRRNPKQITIVAPVVSWLFTLGAGTGHVFYPLLPVIHEVAHENGIRPERPIAVSTIASQQAITASPVSAATAAMIALFEPAGIKLGTIIAIAIPATLIGVIVAALVQTRVGKELKDDPEYQRRLKAGEIEPPRGGKGTAEQKELPKTARTSALMFLLGVALVVAAGLFPVLRPAFLKAGKSVPLDMATTIQIVMLSMAALILAVTRVPAGNVPKTPSSQAGVTAVVGIFGLAWLGDTFIKANEKLIIGQIGELTAAYPVVFAVGLFFASVLLFSQAATTRALMPLGISLGLPPSTLIASWPAVNGYFFLPTYGTIIAAINFDRSGTTRIGRFVLNHSFMLPGLVATCTAVAVGLVIAKFLL; this comes from the coding sequence ATGACGGTGAAACTCCTTCTCGAATTCGCGGTCGTCATCGCGGCGATCCTCATGGGAAGCCGCTACGGCGGGGTCGGCCTGGGGTTGTGGGGCGGCGCCGGCGTCCTCGTCCTCTCCTACGGCTTCGGCCTGCCGCCCACCGCGCCCCCCATCGACGTGATGCTCATCATCCTCGCGGTGATCATGGCCACTTCGGTGATGGAGGCCGCCGGGGGGATCGACTGGCTCGTCCGGGTGGCCGAGGGGCTCATCCGGCGGAACCCGAAACAGATCACGATCGTGGCCCCGGTGGTGTCGTGGCTCTTCACCCTGGGGGCGGGCACGGGGCACGTCTTCTACCCGCTCCTCCCCGTCATCCACGAGGTGGCCCACGAGAACGGCATCCGGCCCGAGCGCCCCATCGCCGTCTCCACCATCGCTTCCCAGCAGGCGATCACCGCCTCCCCCGTCTCGGCGGCCACGGCGGCGATGATCGCCCTCTTCGAGCCCGCCGGGATCAAGCTGGGGACGATCATCGCCATCGCCATCCCGGCGACGCTGATCGGCGTGATCGTGGCGGCCCTCGTCCAGACCCGGGTGGGGAAGGAACTCAAGGACGACCCGGAGTACCAGCGGCGCCTCAAGGCGGGGGAGATCGAGCCGCCCCGGGGGGGGAAGGGGACGGCGGAACAGAAGGAACTTCCGAAGACCGCCCGGACCAGCGCCCTGATGTTCCTGCTGGGCGTTGCGCTCGTCGTCGCCGCCGGGCTGTTCCCGGTCCTGCGGCCGGCGTTCCTCAAGGCGGGGAAATCGGTCCCCCTCGACATGGCGACGACCATCCAGATCGTGATGCTCTCGATGGCGGCCCTCATCCTGGCGGTGACGCGGGTCCCGGCGGGGAACGTCCCCAAGACCCCCTCCTCGCAGGCGGGGGTCACGGCGGTGGTGGGGATCTTCGGGCTGGCGTGGCTCGGGGACACCTTCATCAAGGCGAACGAGAAGCTCATCATCGGCCAGATCGGCGAACTCACGGCGGCGTACCCGGTCGTCTTCGCCGTGGGGCTCTTCTTCGCCTCGGTCCTCCTCTTCAGCCAGGCGGCGACGACGCGGGCGCTCATGCCGCTGGGGATCAGCCTCGGACTTCCCCCCTCGACACTCATCGCCTCGTGGCCGGCCGTGAACGGCTACTTCTTCCTGCCCACGTACGGGACCATCATCGCCGCCATCAACTTCGACCGGAGCGGTACGACCCGGATCGGCCGGTTCGTCCTGAACCATTCCTTCATGCTCCCCGGACTGGTGGCGACGTGCACCGCCGTCGCCGTCGGCCTCGTGATCGCCAAATTCCTGCTCTGA
- the aspA gene encoding aspartate ammonia-lyase, producing the protein MSTASSGFRIEKDFLGERQVPVDAYYGVQTLRAIENFPITGYRIHPALIRAMAIVKKAAALANRDTGHLDAKIADAISAAADEVIAGKFHDQFLVDPIQGGAGTSINMNTNEVLANRGLEILGAPKGTYKVISPNTHVNMAQSTNDAFPTGVHIATLDLLKEMLGELKALRDAFAAKEKEYEGIIKMGRTHLQDAVPIRLGQEFGAYRRVLDRDIKRITGIGLHLFEVNMGATAVGTGLNADPAYIEKVVLYLGGISKWPIKSAEHLVDATQNTDGYTEVSAMLKVCMMNLSKIANDLRMMASGPRCGLGELQLPARQPGSSIMPGKVNPVMAEVVNQVAFQVIGNDNTICLASEAGQFELNVMEPVLVFNLLQSVSIMKNAFIVFRKFCVEGLVANAERMKAYVDNSTGVITAINPHVGYETAARIAREANLSGKSVRELILRDKVLTPEQLDKILDPFEMTSPGIAGTDKKPDRPWWEEQTENS; encoded by the coding sequence ATGAGCACAGCCTCTAGCGGTTTCCGGATCGAGAAGGATTTCCTCGGGGAGCGGCAGGTCCCCGTCGACGCCTACTACGGCGTGCAGACCCTGCGGGCGATCGAGAACTTCCCCATCACGGGGTACCGGATCCACCCGGCGCTTATCCGGGCGATGGCGATCGTCAAGAAGGCGGCCGCCCTGGCCAACCGCGACACGGGGCACCTGGACGCGAAGATCGCCGACGCCATCTCGGCGGCGGCCGACGAGGTGATCGCGGGGAAGTTCCACGACCAGTTCCTGGTGGACCCGATCCAGGGCGGCGCGGGGACGTCGATCAACATGAACACGAACGAGGTGCTGGCCAACCGCGGCCTGGAGATCCTGGGCGCCCCCAAGGGGACGTACAAGGTCATCAGCCCGAACACCCACGTGAACATGGCGCAGTCCACCAACGACGCCTTCCCCACCGGGGTCCACATCGCCACCCTCGACCTCCTGAAGGAGATGCTGGGCGAACTGAAGGCATTGCGCGACGCCTTCGCCGCGAAGGAGAAGGAGTACGAGGGGATCATCAAGATGGGCCGGACCCACCTCCAGGACGCGGTGCCCATCCGCCTGGGCCAGGAGTTCGGGGCGTATCGCCGGGTCCTGGACCGCGACATCAAGCGGATCACCGGCATCGGGCTGCACCTGTTCGAGGTGAACATGGGGGCCACCGCCGTGGGGACGGGGCTCAACGCCGACCCCGCGTACATCGAAAAGGTCGTGCTGTACCTCGGGGGGATCAGCAAGTGGCCCATCAAGAGCGCCGAGCATCTCGTGGACGCCACCCAGAACACGGACGGCTACACCGAGGTGTCGGCGATGCTCAAGGTCTGCATGATGAACCTGTCGAAGATCGCCAACGACCTGCGGATGATGGCGTCCGGGCCGCGGTGCGGCCTCGGCGAGCTGCAACTTCCCGCGCGCCAGCCGGGGAGCAGCATCATGCCCGGGAAGGTGAACCCGGTGATGGCCGAGGTGGTGAACCAGGTCGCCTTCCAGGTCATCGGCAACGACAACACGATCTGCCTGGCCTCCGAGGCGGGGCAGTTCGAGCTGAACGTCATGGAGCCGGTCCTGGTCTTCAACCTGCTCCAGTCGGTCAGCATCATGAAGAACGCCTTCATCGTGTTCCGGAAATTCTGCGTCGAGGGGCTCGTGGCGAACGCGGAGCGGATGAAGGCGTACGTGGACAACAGCACGGGCGTCATCACCGCGATCAACCCGCACGTGGGGTACGAGACGGCGGCCCGGATCGCCCGGGAGGCGAACCTGTCCGGGAAGTCGGTCCGGGAGCTGATCCTGCGGGACAAGGTGCTGACGCCGGAGCAGCTGGACAAGATCCTCGACCCGTTCGAGATGACCAGCCCGGGGATCGCGGGCACGGACAAGAAACCGGACCGCCCCTGGTGGGAGGAGCAGACGGAGAACTCGTGA
- the ppk2 gene encoding polyphosphate kinase 2: protein MKKDSGRKGKLKARQYEKELARLHVEVVKLQEWVKAKGVKICIVFEGRDGAGKGGTIKALTERVSPRVFRVIALASPTEREKSQMYLQRYLPHMPAAGEVVIWDRSWYNRAGVERVMGFCTEEQVKRFLQRVPDFEKLVVESGIILLKYWMEVSMEEQTRRLEGRIDDGRKIWKLSPMDLESYSRWYDYSRARDEMFQATDTAWAPWYVVKSDDKKRARLNLITHLLSRIPYKKVPREKVVLPKRQKQGNYREPDYPFKVVPEKF, encoded by the coding sequence ATGAAAAAGGATTCCGGTCGCAAGGGGAAACTGAAGGCGAGGCAGTACGAAAAGGAACTGGCAAGGCTGCACGTCGAGGTGGTCAAGCTGCAGGAGTGGGTCAAGGCGAAAGGCGTCAAAATCTGCATCGTGTTCGAAGGACGCGACGGCGCCGGTAAAGGCGGAACGATCAAGGCCCTCACCGAGCGCGTGAGCCCGCGGGTGTTCCGCGTCATCGCGCTCGCGTCGCCGACCGAGCGGGAGAAGAGCCAGATGTACCTGCAGCGCTACCTGCCGCACATGCCGGCGGCCGGCGAAGTGGTGATCTGGGACCGGAGCTGGTACAACCGCGCCGGGGTCGAGCGCGTGATGGGTTTTTGCACCGAGGAACAGGTGAAGCGGTTCCTCCAGCGGGTGCCGGACTTCGAAAAACTGGTGGTCGAAAGCGGCATCATCCTCCTGAAGTACTGGATGGAGGTGAGCATGGAGGAGCAGACCCGGCGGCTCGAGGGGCGCATCGACGACGGCCGCAAGATCTGGAAGCTCTCGCCGATGGACCTTGAATCGTACAGCCGCTGGTACGACTATTCGCGGGCCCGCGACGAGATGTTCCAGGCGACCGACACGGCGTGGGCGCCGTGGTACGTGGTGAAGTCGGACGACAAGAAGCGCGCGCGCCTGAACCTCATCACCCACCTGTTGAGCAGGATTCCGTACAAGAAGGTGCCGCGCGAGAAGGTAGTGCTGCCGAAGCGGCAGAAGCAGGGCAACTACCGCGAACCGGACTATCCGTTCAAGGTCGTCCCCGAGAAGTTTTAA
- the zwf gene encoding glucose-6-phosphate dehydrogenase, translating to MKPCDLLLFGALGDLSRRKLIPSLYQLEKAGFIAPETAIVGVAREEVADEGFVAQAREHLGTFMKEAVDAAVWERFARRLRFANVDLSQPDQYGRVREKVDPSLRETVGYCAVAPALFGPICRGLAAAGLATDRARVVLEKPIGTDLASSRAINDAVGAVFPERQVYRIDHYLGKETVLNLLALRFANSLFTTNWDHNSVDHVQITVAEEVGIEGRWGYFDASGQLRDMVQNHLLQILTLVAIEPPTALDGDSVRDEKLKVLRALRPITRDNVEEKTVRGQYAAGFFQGRQVPGYLGEEGCNPGSATETFAAMRVDIDNWRWAGVPFYLRTGKRLAAKRSEVVVHFRNLPHNIFQASYRKLPANRLIIRLQPDEGVEIEMLNKVPGLGKGVRLQRSTLDLSFTEAFKSVRIPDAYERLLLEAMQANQTLFIRRDEVEQAWTWIDSIQEAWRALQEPPKPYPAGSWGPVASTALLSRDGREWSE from the coding sequence ATGAAGCCGTGTGACCTGCTGCTGTTCGGCGCCCTGGGCGACCTCTCCAGACGGAAGCTGATCCCGTCGCTCTACCAGCTGGAGAAGGCGGGGTTCATCGCCCCGGAGACGGCGATCGTCGGCGTGGCGCGCGAGGAGGTCGCGGACGAGGGCTTCGTCGCCCAGGCCCGCGAGCACCTTGGGACCTTCATGAAGGAGGCCGTCGACGCCGCGGTCTGGGAGCGCTTCGCACGGCGGCTGCGCTTCGCGAACGTCGACCTGTCGCAGCCGGACCAGTACGGCCGCGTGCGGGAGAAGGTGGATCCGTCGCTGCGCGAGACGGTGGGCTACTGCGCCGTCGCGCCCGCGCTCTTCGGGCCGATCTGCCGGGGGCTCGCGGCCGCGGGGCTCGCCACGGACCGGGCGCGGGTGGTGCTGGAGAAGCCCATCGGCACGGACCTCGCCTCCTCCCGGGCCATCAACGACGCGGTCGGGGCCGTCTTCCCGGAGAGGCAGGTCTACCGCATCGACCACTATCTCGGCAAGGAGACGGTGCTGAACCTGCTGGCGCTGCGCTTCGCCAACTCCCTCTTCACCACCAACTGGGACCACAACAGCGTCGACCACGTCCAGATAACGGTGGCGGAGGAGGTGGGGATCGAGGGGCGGTGGGGGTACTTCGACGCGTCCGGCCAGCTCCGCGACATGGTCCAGAACCACCTGCTCCAGATCCTGACCCTGGTCGCCATCGAGCCGCCCACCGCCCTCGACGGCGACAGCGTCCGCGACGAGAAGCTCAAGGTCCTCAGGGCGCTCCGCCCCATCACGCGGGACAACGTCGAGGAGAAGACCGTGCGGGGCCAGTACGCCGCCGGCTTCTTCCAGGGCCGGCAGGTCCCCGGGTACCTCGGGGAGGAGGGGTGCAACCCCGGGAGCGCCACCGAGACCTTCGCCGCGATGCGGGTGGACATCGACAACTGGCGCTGGGCCGGCGTGCCGTTCTACCTGCGGACCGGCAAGCGCCTGGCCGCCAAGCGGAGCGAGGTCGTGGTCCACTTCAGGAACCTGCCCCACAACATCTTCCAGGCGAGCTACCGGAAGCTGCCGGCAAACCGGCTGATCATCCGGCTCCAGCCCGACGAAGGGGTGGAGATCGAGATGCTGAACAAGGTCCCCGGCCTGGGCAAGGGGGTGCGCCTGCAGCGGTCCACCCTGGACCTCAGCTTCACGGAGGCCTTCAAGAGCGTGCGGATCCCCGACGCCTACGAGCGGCTGCTCCTCGAGGCCATGCAGGCCAACCAGACCCTGTTCATCCGCCGCGACGAAGTCGAGCAGGCCTGGACCTGGATCGATTCCATCCAGGAGGCATGGCGGGCGCTGCAAGAGCCGCCGAAGCCCTACCCCGCCGGGAGCTGGGGGCCGGTCGCCTCGACGGCCCTGCTCTCGCGCGACGGCCGGGAGTGGTCGGAGTAG
- the edd gene encoding phosphogluconate dehydratase, translated as MRHEVLEVTERIARRSRTHRAGYLRNLDGALAAGPARHRLPASNLAHAMAVCRGTDRERMRDGHSPHIAILTSYNDLVSAHHTFERYPAILKKAVAAAGGVAQVAAGVPAMCDGITQGEPGMDLSLVSRDVIAMATVIGLSHNVFDGALLLGICDKIVPGLLMGALQFGHLPMILVPGGPMRSGLSNKEKAHARERFAEGLIGRDEMLEVECCSYHGAGTCTFYGTANSNQLVAELLGLHLPGASFVNPDDPLREALTVAAGERVAGMTHLGKAYAPIGRIVDERAVVNAIVGVLATGGSTNQTMHLVAIARAAGIRVTWDDFSDLAAVVPLLVRIYPNGPGDINTFQQAGGMAALVAELLDGGFLHADVQTVAGRGLEAYSRRPVLDGGVLAWGAEPERSSDPSVIAPLRAPFSPTGGLKVLSGNLGRAVIKVSALADGAGTLVEAPAMVFHTQEELTAAFREGRLNRDLVAVVRFQGPRATGMPELHKLITPLSIVMDQGHRVAMVTDGRLSGASGKVPAAIHVTPEAICGGVLAKVRDGDRIRIDVGAGRLDLLLDDEAIAARGYADPGVREVRYGVGRQIFAPLRGNLQSAEEGASSLFTYVHEKCEVHVPFQEE; from the coding sequence ATGCGGCACGAAGTCCTGGAGGTCACCGAGCGGATCGCCCGCCGCAGCCGCACGCATCGCGCCGGGTACCTGCGGAACCTGGACGGGGCCCTGGCGGCCGGCCCGGCCCGGCACCGGCTCCCCGCCAGCAACCTGGCGCACGCCATGGCGGTCTGCCGCGGAACGGACAGGGAGCGGATGCGGGACGGGCATTCCCCCCACATCGCGATCCTCACCTCCTACAACGATCTGGTCTCGGCCCACCACACCTTCGAACGCTACCCCGCCATCCTCAAGAAGGCGGTGGCGGCGGCCGGGGGCGTCGCCCAGGTCGCGGCCGGCGTGCCCGCGATGTGCGACGGGATCACCCAGGGCGAGCCGGGAATGGACCTGAGCCTGGTCAGCCGCGACGTGATCGCGATGGCCACGGTGATCGGGCTTTCCCACAACGTGTTCGACGGCGCGCTGCTGCTCGGGATCTGCGACAAGATCGTGCCCGGGCTCCTCATGGGGGCGCTGCAGTTCGGGCACCTGCCGATGATCCTCGTGCCGGGCGGCCCGATGCGCTCGGGACTGTCCAACAAGGAGAAGGCCCACGCCCGGGAGCGCTTCGCCGAGGGCCTGATCGGCCGCGACGAGATGCTCGAGGTCGAGTGCTGTTCCTACCACGGCGCCGGGACCTGCACCTTCTACGGCACCGCCAACAGCAACCAGCTCGTCGCGGAGCTCCTGGGGCTGCACCTGCCCGGCGCCTCCTTCGTCAATCCCGACGACCCGCTGCGGGAGGCCCTGACCGTCGCCGCCGGCGAGCGCGTCGCCGGCATGACCCACCTCGGGAAAGCGTACGCCCCGATCGGCCGGATCGTCGACGAACGGGCCGTGGTCAACGCCATCGTCGGCGTGCTGGCCACGGGGGGCTCCACGAACCAGACCATGCACCTGGTGGCGATCGCCAGGGCCGCCGGGATCCGGGTCACCTGGGACGATTTCTCCGACCTCGCGGCGGTCGTGCCCCTGCTGGTGCGGATCTATCCCAACGGGCCCGGGGACATCAACACCTTCCAGCAGGCGGGCGGGATGGCAGCCCTGGTCGCCGAGCTCCTGGATGGCGGTTTCCTGCACGCCGACGTGCAGACCGTCGCGGGCCGGGGCCTGGAAGCCTATTCCCGCCGGCCGGTGCTCGACGGGGGCGTCCTGGCGTGGGGAGCGGAGCCGGAGCGCTCGTCGGATCCTTCGGTGATCGCCCCGCTGCGCGCGCCCTTCTCGCCCACGGGCGGCCTCAAGGTCCTCTCCGGCAACCTGGGGCGCGCCGTCATCAAGGTCTCGGCCCTGGCGGACGGCGCCGGGACGCTCGTCGAGGCCCCCGCCATGGTCTTCCACACCCAGGAGGAGCTGACCGCGGCCTTCCGTGAGGGGCGGCTCAACCGCGACCTCGTCGCCGTGGTGCGCTTCCAGGGGCCCCGGGCCACCGGCATGCCCGAGCTCCACAAGCTGATCACCCCGCTCTCCATCGTGATGGATCAGGGGCACCGGGTGGCCATGGTGACGGACGGCAGGCTCTCCGGCGCCTCCGGCAAGGTGCCGGCCGCCATCCACGTGACGCCGGAGGCGATCTGCGGAGGGGTGCTCGCCAAGGTGCGGGACGGCGACCGGATCCGCATCGATGTCGGGGCCGGCAGGCTCGATCTTCTCCTCGACGACGAGGCGATCGCGGCGAGGGGGTACGCCGACCCCGGCGTGAGAGAGGTCCGGTACGGCGTCGGCCGCCAGATCTTCGCCCCGCTGCGCGGCAACCTGCAGAGCGCGGAAGAGGGCGCAAGCTCGCTGTTCACCTACGTCCACGAAAAGTGCGAAGTGCACGTGCCCTTTCAGGAGGAGTGA
- a CDS encoding bifunctional 4-hydroxy-2-oxoglutarate aldolase/2-dehydro-3-deoxy-phosphogluconate aldolase encodes MESARKWRKQPGEILRQGPVVPVMVVNRIEQAVPLARALVAGNIRVLEITLRTPVAVEAIAAIYREVPDAIVGAGTVTRREELDAVAAAGAVFAISPGVTAELLDAANRGPIPLIPGIATVSELMTGLARGYDHFKFFPAEAAGGVKMLQAFAGPFPRVTFCPTGGITPANYREYLALANVACVGGSWVAPQGAIEAGDWARITALARKAVAESGR; translated from the coding sequence ATGGAGAGCGCGAGGAAGTGGCGGAAACAGCCCGGGGAGATCCTGCGCCAGGGACCGGTGGTGCCGGTCATGGTCGTCAACCGGATCGAGCAGGCCGTGCCCCTGGCGCGGGCGCTTGTCGCAGGCAACATCCGCGTGCTGGAGATCACGCTGCGCACCCCCGTGGCCGTGGAGGCCATCGCGGCCATCTATCGCGAGGTGCCCGACGCGATCGTCGGCGCCGGCACGGTGACGCGCCGCGAGGAACTGGACGCGGTCGCTGCGGCCGGGGCGGTCTTCGCGATCAGCCCGGGGGTGACCGCGGAGCTGCTCGACGCCGCCAACCGGGGCCCCATCCCGCTGATCCCCGGCATCGCGACGGTCTCGGAGCTGATGACCGGCCTCGCGCGGGGGTACGACCACTTCAAGTTCTTCCCTGCCGAGGCCGCCGGCGGCGTGAAGATGCTCCAGGCCTTCGCCGGACCGTTCCCCCGCGTCACCTTCTGCCCCACGGGCGGCATCACCCCGGCCAACTACCGGGAGTACCTCGCCCTGGCCAACGTCGCCTGCGTCGGCGGCTCGTGGGTCGCGCCGCAGGGGGCGATCGAGGCGGGGGACTGGGCGCGGATCACGGCGCTCGCCCGCAAGGCCGTCGCGGAGTCGGGACGCTGA